From a single Andrena cerasifolii isolate SP2316 chromosome 8, iyAndCera1_principal, whole genome shotgun sequence genomic region:
- the LOC143372142 gene encoding clavesin-2 isoform X1: MSEYCEYMWDPAMRGHASTALARSIYEEEARFDKRDKKLAIKTVRAILREMPDVDLKHCTDEYITRFLLARKYRTEQAAALIAAYQAQVAHRQDIFGNLTARDPALQRALRAGIPGVLPARDRKGRCVLVILASQWDPIAVPALSVQRALFLVLEILIQDPRNQQSGFVAVVDWSGFSLRQGGALGAAALRNLIAALRGRFPARFKAIHFLSAPLYVQATLALVKPFLDEKTRNKIYLHGNNLSTLHEHLPTDILPAELGGTGPAFNPGLWAEPVIHSAMKEAELAAIKKDKEQAENAGRSTDNKLVESRNAENNKRNEANSVESSNAMNRENGRRFFNPFGGSARSQSIKKAAVTNVELNLINRGIVHVDGRKAGRGESRTIKEDDDTYCQSKDKMLNNGNADYFHDKREAYTDLEDSLLTFRSEVNSNEYGVSNRPDSDDSKDNSLDRSENALIESGKCETPSEETNLIT; encoded by the exons ATGTCCGAGTATTGCGAGTACATGTGGGACCCGGCCATGAGGGGTCACGCGAGCACCGCTCTGGCGCGAAGCATTTACGAAGAGGAGGCCAGATTCGACAAACGCGACAAGAAACTGGCCATTAAGACCGTTAGAGCGATATTGCGGGAAATGCCGGATGTAG ACCTGAAGCACTGCACGGACGAATACATTACGCGCTTCCTGTTGGCCCGGAAGTATCGCACGGAGCAGGCTGCCGCGCTGATAGCCGCTTATCAGGCGCAAGTGGCACATCGGCAAGATATCTTCGGGAATCTGACGGCTCGAGACCCGGCATTGCAGCGGGCGTTGCGCGCGGGCATACCGGGCGTACTTCCGGCCCGCGATAG GAAAGGCAGATGCGTGCTGGTGATCCTAGCCTCGCAGTGGGACCCGATCGCGGTACCAGCGCTGTCGGTGCAGAGGGCCCTGTTCTTGGTCCTCGAGATCCTCATACAAGACCCAAGGAATCAG CAATCCGGTTTCGTCGCGGTGGTAGATTGGAGCGGATTCTCTTTGCGGCAGGGCGGTGCCTTGGGCGCAGCGGCTCTGCGAAACCTAATAGCCGCTCTTCGGGGACGATTTCCGGCTAGATTCAAAGCTATACACTTCCTGTCGGCTCCTCTCTACGTCCAGGCCACGCTAGCCCTCGTGAAACCATTCTTGGACGAAAAGACTCGGAACAAG ATCTATCTCCATGGGAACAATTTGAGCACCCTGCACGAGCACCTGCCCACTGACATTCTGCCAGCGGAATTGGGTGGCACGGGGCCAGCCTTCAACCCGGGACTATGGGCCGAGCCAGTCATTCATTCAGCGATGAAGGAAGCCGAGCTGGCGGCCATAAAGAAAGACAAAGAGCAAGCCGAGAACGCGGGGCGTTCCACTGATAATAAGCTTGTCGAGTCCAGGAACGCGGAGAACAATAAGAGGAACGAGGCGAACTCCGTGGAGTCGAGCAATGCCATGAACAGAGAGAACGGGAGGCGATTCTTCAATCCGTTCGGCGGCTCCGCGAGAAGTCAGTCTATAAAGAAAGCAGCGGTAACAAATGTAGAGCTGAATTTGATTAATCGCGGTATTGTGCACGTAGATGGGAGGAAGGCGGGAAGAGGAGAGAGTAGGACGATAAAGGAGGACGACGATACTTATTGTCAGAGTAAAGATAAGATGTTGAACAATGGGAACGCCGATTACTTCCACGACAAAAGGGAGGCGTACACAGATTTGGAGGATAGCTTGTTAACATTCCGGTCCGAGGTAAACTCGAACGAATACGGAGTCTCGAATAGGCCGGACAGCGACGATAGTAAGGATAATTCGCTAGATAGGTCGGAGAATGCACTTATTGAGTCAGGTAAGTGCGAAACTCCTTCTGAAGAAACGAATCTCATAACGTAA
- the LOC143372142 gene encoding clavesin-2 isoform X2: MSEYCEYMWDPAMRGHASTALARSIYEEEARFDKRDKKLAIKTVRAILREMPDVDLKHCTDEYITRFLLARKYRTEQAAALIAAYQAQVAHRQDIFGNLTARDPALQRALRAGIPGVLPARDRKGRCVLVILASQWDPIAVPALSVQRALFLVLEILIQDPRNQQSGFVAVVDWSGFSLRQGGALGAAALRNLIAALRGRFPARFKAIHFLSAPLYVQATLALVKPFLDEKTRNKIYLHGNNLSTLHEHLPTDILPAELGGTGPAFNPGLWAEPVIHSAMKEAELAAIKKDKEQAENAGRSTDNKLVESRNAENNKRNEANSVESSNAMNRENGRRFFNPFGGSARNGRKAGRGESRTIKEDDDTYCQSKDKMLNNGNADYFHDKREAYTDLEDSLLTFRSEVNSNEYGVSNRPDSDDSKDNSLDRSENALIESGKCETPSEETNLIT, encoded by the exons ATGTCCGAGTATTGCGAGTACATGTGGGACCCGGCCATGAGGGGTCACGCGAGCACCGCTCTGGCGCGAAGCATTTACGAAGAGGAGGCCAGATTCGACAAACGCGACAAGAAACTGGCCATTAAGACCGTTAGAGCGATATTGCGGGAAATGCCGGATGTAG ACCTGAAGCACTGCACGGACGAATACATTACGCGCTTCCTGTTGGCCCGGAAGTATCGCACGGAGCAGGCTGCCGCGCTGATAGCCGCTTATCAGGCGCAAGTGGCACATCGGCAAGATATCTTCGGGAATCTGACGGCTCGAGACCCGGCATTGCAGCGGGCGTTGCGCGCGGGCATACCGGGCGTACTTCCGGCCCGCGATAG GAAAGGCAGATGCGTGCTGGTGATCCTAGCCTCGCAGTGGGACCCGATCGCGGTACCAGCGCTGTCGGTGCAGAGGGCCCTGTTCTTGGTCCTCGAGATCCTCATACAAGACCCAAGGAATCAG CAATCCGGTTTCGTCGCGGTGGTAGATTGGAGCGGATTCTCTTTGCGGCAGGGCGGTGCCTTGGGCGCAGCGGCTCTGCGAAACCTAATAGCCGCTCTTCGGGGACGATTTCCGGCTAGATTCAAAGCTATACACTTCCTGTCGGCTCCTCTCTACGTCCAGGCCACGCTAGCCCTCGTGAAACCATTCTTGGACGAAAAGACTCGGAACAAG ATCTATCTCCATGGGAACAATTTGAGCACCCTGCACGAGCACCTGCCCACTGACATTCTGCCAGCGGAATTGGGTGGCACGGGGCCAGCCTTCAACCCGGGACTATGGGCCGAGCCAGTCATTCATTCAGCGATGAAGGAAGCCGAGCTGGCGGCCATAAAGAAAGACAAAGAGCAAGCCGAGAACGCGGGGCGTTCCACTGATAATAAGCTTGTCGAGTCCAGGAACGCGGAGAACAATAAGAGGAACGAGGCGAACTCCGTGGAGTCGAGCAATGCCATGAACAGAGAGAACGGGAGGCGATTCTTCAATCCGTTCGGCGGCTCCGCGAGAA ATGGGAGGAAGGCGGGAAGAGGAGAGAGTAGGACGATAAAGGAGGACGACGATACTTATTGTCAGAGTAAAGATAAGATGTTGAACAATGGGAACGCCGATTACTTCCACGACAAAAGGGAGGCGTACACAGATTTGGAGGATAGCTTGTTAACATTCCGGTCCGAGGTAAACTCGAACGAATACGGAGTCTCGAATAGGCCGGACAGCGACGATAGTAAGGATAATTCGCTAGATAGGTCGGAGAATGCACTTATTGAGTCAGGTAAGTGCGAAACTCCTTCTGAAGAAACGAATCTCATAACGTAA
- the LOC143372138 gene encoding fatty-acid amide hydrolase 2, which translates to MTKSKKHDKMHSQGKILSVIHRIIELVGRGIYLFIAFLKGPAESQPPIKDLTLLHSAATLAFKVRNKQLTSENVVQSYIDRIKEIQPVLNCTVEDRFEDALKEARKCDELLKSPDAPSPELLAKEKPFFGIPFTTKDCIGIANMKQTAGLVIRKDTVSEQDAEVIRLMRAAGGIPLATTNVSELAMWWETSNCLYGTTKNPYNTRHIVGGSSGGEGCIQAAAGAPLGIGSDIGGSIRMPCFFNGIFGHKPSTGTVSNEGQYPSAQSKDQDRLLAIGPMCRYAQDLLPILKVLANENAGVLRLDDKVDISKIKFYYMEDDGGQFLTSPVDPEIKASMRKVVHYLDKAYKIKATKLSIRKLKKSIDLWLANMRCKDEKDFTYELSNRQGHINLWWEFLKWTVFMSNHTLIALLTATFEKYTVMHGSEKHTRLIQESRDLYQEFQEILGQDGVFLYPTHPTAAPLHYEPLIKPFNFSYTAIINVLGLPSTACPLGINKQGLPIGIQIVGGLHQDRLTIAVAEELERGFGGWVPPAIVA; encoded by the exons ATGACCAAGAGTAAAAAGCACGACAAAATGCACTCCCAGGGGAAAATATTAAGTGTGATTCATCGAATCATTGAACTGGTCGGAAGAGGGATATATCTGTTCATTGCATTTTTAAAGGGCCCTGCCGAGTCTCAACCACCCATAAAGGATTTGACTCTCTTGCATAGCGCAGCTACCTTAGCTTTTAAAGTTCGAAATAAGCAG TTGACTTCAGAAAATGTAGTACAATCGTACATTGATAGGATAAAAGAAATTCAGCCAGTATTAAACTGTACAGTGGAGGACCGGTTCGAGGATGCCCTCAAAGAGGCAAGGAAGTGCGACGAACTACTGAAGTCTCCAGACGCACCGTCTCCTGAACTATTAGCCAAAGAGAAGCCTTTCTTTGGAATACCCTTCACAACAAAG GACTGTATTGGCATCGCTAACATGAAGCAAACAGCTGGTCTAGTTATTCGCAAGGACACTGTTTCTGAGCAAGACGCGGAGGTGATACGATTGATGAGGGCTGCTGGAGGCATCCCTCTGGCAACGACAAACGTTTCAGAATTGGCGATGTGGTGGGAGACTTCCAACTGCTTGTACGGCACTACGAAAAATCCCTACAACACTAGGCACATCGTCGGAGGATCTTCTGGAGGTGAAGGGTGCATACAAGCGGCAGCCGGTGCACCGTTGGGAATAGGATCGGACATTGGCGGCTCCATTCGTATGCCCTGCTTCTTCAACGGTATCTTCGGGCACAAACCCTCCACAGGTACAGTCTCGAACGAGGGTCAGTATCCGAGTGCTCAGAGTAAAGACCAAGACCGATTGCTAGCAATCGGTCCGATGTGCAGATACGCACAAGACCTGCTGCCTATCTTGAAAGTCCTCGCGAATGAAAATGCAGGCGTATTACGCTTGGACGATAAAGTAGACATTTCGAAGATAAAG TTCTATTATATGGAAGACGACGGCGGTCAGTTCTTAACATCCCCGGTAGATCCGGAAATAAAGGCCTCTATGCGGAAGGTGGTCCATTACCTCGACAAAGCGTACAAGATCAAGGCGACCAAGCTCAGCATTAGGAAGCTGAAGAAGAGCATCGACCTTTGGTTGGCGAACATGCGTTGCAAGGACGAGAAGGATTTCACGTACGAATTGTCCAACAGGCAAGGCCACATAAACCTTTGGTGGGAGTTCTTGAAATGGACCGTGTTCATGAGCAATCACACCCTGATAGCCCTTCTCACTGCCACGTTTGAAAAATACACGGTAATGCACGGAAGCGAGAAGCACACCAGACTGATCCAAGAAAGCAGGGATCTTTACCAAGAATTTCAG GAAATCTTGGGCCAAGACGGTGTGTTCTTGTATCCCACGCATCCAACGGCCGCGCCATTGCATTACGAGCCACTGATTAAGCCATTCAATTTCTCATATACTGCGATTATCAATGTTTTGGGCTTGCCTTCCACTGCTTGCCCCTTAGGCATAAACAAGCAAGGGCTTCCCATTGGTATACAG ATTGTTGGCGGCTTACATCAAGATCGTTTAACGATAGCAGTCGCTGAGGAGTTGGAGCGCGGCTTCGGAGGCTGGGTCCCTCCTGCAATCGTAGCTTGA